One segment of Streptomyces sp. YIM 121038 DNA contains the following:
- a CDS encoding pyridoxal-phosphate dependent enzyme yields the protein MPPTPPALTPRLPTPLQPVTDPRFAAHGVRLLLKRDDRIHPALPGNKYRKLVLNLERARTAGHGTLLTFGGAYSNHLRATAAAGRLLGFATVGVVRGEELADRPLNASLAQCAADGMRLHFVDRSTYRRKHEPAVLAALQRATATQEAYVIPEGGSNALAVRGCAALGAELRGHTDVAAVACGTGGTLAGLAAGLAPGQRALGIPVLKGGFLGEEIRRLQDAALGSPTPNWSLDERFHCGGYARVPDALTAFADDFEDRHGLPVERVYVAKLLYALTALSEEGAFAPGTTVTAVVTGTPPALGPAHSSTSR from the coding sequence GTGCCGCCCACCCCGCCCGCCCTCACACCCCGGCTGCCCACACCCCTCCAGCCGGTCACCGACCCCCGCTTCGCCGCGCACGGCGTCCGCCTCCTCCTCAAGCGCGACGACCGGATCCACCCGGCCCTGCCGGGCAACAAGTACCGCAAGCTCGTCCTGAACCTGGAGCGGGCGCGGACGGCGGGCCACGGCACCCTGCTGACGTTCGGCGGCGCCTACTCCAACCATCTGCGGGCCACGGCCGCCGCGGGCCGCCTGCTCGGCTTCGCCACCGTCGGCGTCGTCCGCGGCGAGGAGCTGGCAGACCGCCCCCTCAACGCGTCACTCGCCCAGTGCGCGGCCGACGGCATGCGGCTGCACTTCGTCGACAGGTCGACGTACCGACGCAAGCACGAGCCCGCCGTCCTGGCGGCCCTCCAGCGCGCGACCGCCACACAGGAGGCGTACGTCATCCCCGAAGGCGGCAGCAACGCCCTCGCCGTGCGCGGCTGCGCGGCCCTGGGCGCGGAGCTGCGCGGGCACACGGACGTCGCGGCCGTGGCCTGCGGCACCGGCGGCACCCTCGCGGGCCTGGCGGCGGGCCTCGCCCCGGGGCAGCGCGCCCTCGGCATACCCGTCCTCAAGGGCGGCTTCCTGGGCGAGGAGATACGGCGGCTCCAGGACGCCGCCCTCGGCTCCCCCACACCCAACTGGAGCCTCGACGAGCGCTTCCACTGCGGCGGCTACGCCCGGGTCCCCGACGCCCTCACCGCCTTCGCCGACGACTTCGAGGACCGGCACGGCCTCCCCGTGGAGCGCGTCTACGTGGCCAAGCTCCTGTACGCGCTGACCGCCCTCTCCGAAGAGGGCGCCTTCGCTCCCGGGACCACGGTCACGGCCGTCGTCACCGGCACTCCGCCCGCGCTGGGCCCGGCTCACTCCTCGACCTCCCGATAG